One Peptostreptococcus equinus genomic window carries:
- a CDS encoding shikimate kinase, giving the protein MKKDNKKENLSAIFLIGLPGSGKTTFGKLLAKERGLSFIDLDDYIEEKEQMNIPQIFEKYGEKYFRDLENIALLECSKLSNVVIATGGGIVINPANRRILKASKNVVYIKRNCSDIIKNVDMSNRPLLRENPEKVYELYEHRHNYYNESASIILENDSTINKLLNSYSLKEII; this is encoded by the coding sequence ATGAAAAAGGATAATAAAAAAGAAAATTTATCAGCAATCTTTTTAATAGGCCTACCTGGTAGTGGCAAGACTACTTTTGGTAAATTACTAGCTAAGGAAAGAGGTCTTAGTTTTATAGATTTAGACGATTATATTGAAGAAAAAGAACAAATGAATATTCCTCAAATTTTCGAAAAATATGGAGAAAAATATTTTAGAGACTTAGAAAATATAGCACTTTTAGAATGCTCTAAATTATCTAACGTTGTAATAGCTACAGGTGGTGGAATTGTAATAAATCCAGCAAATAGAAGAATACTAAAAGCTTCTAAAAATGTAGTTTACATCAAAAGAAATTGCTCTGATATTATAAAAAACGTAGACATGTCTAATAGACCTCTTCTAAGAGAAAATCCTGAAAAGGTCTATGAATTATATGAACATAGACATAACTACTATAATGAATCTGCCAGTATTATACTTGAAAATGATTCTACAATCAATAAACTATTAAATTCATACTCATTAAAAGAAATTATCTAA
- a CDS encoding D-2-hydroxyacid dehydrogenase, whose amino-acid sequence MIKILVTDGMEKNAVNKLKAQGFEVEEKFYEREELKEKIQEIDVIVVRSATKIDKDIINQALKTNKLKLIIRAGVGLDNIDVLYAEKNGINVRNTAGASTNAVAELVLGQMLVLARQIKIANMTLKDGIWNKKNLKGLEIQGKTLGIIGFGRIARNLANKAHLLGMNILYTDLIACIDENDAYTCTDLDTILREADYITIHTPLTEDTRNLIDAQCFEKMKDTAFLINCARGGIVVEEDLLEALNNNKIGGAALDCFVDEPNPIKDLLQHPLVSVTPHIGAATYEAQDRIGMEIVDIVNDRFAIIKDMVI is encoded by the coding sequence ATGATAAAGATATTGGTTACAGATGGCATGGAAAAAAATGCAGTAAATAAGTTGAAGGCACAGGGATTTGAGGTTGAAGAAAAATTTTATGAAAGAGAAGAATTAAAAGAAAAGATACAAGAAATAGATGTTATAGTTGTAAGATCAGCTACAAAAATAGATAAAGATATAATAAACCAAGCACTTAAGACTAATAAATTAAAATTGATTATTAGAGCAGGTGTGGGATTAGATAATATCGATGTCTTATATGCAGAAAAAAATGGAATAAATGTAAGAAACACAGCTGGTGCCAGTACTAATGCAGTAGCAGAATTAGTACTTGGACAAATGTTAGTATTAGCTAGACAAATAAAAATAGCAAATATGACATTGAAAGATGGTATATGGAATAAAAAGAACTTAAAAGGTCTAGAAATACAGGGAAAAACTTTAGGTATCATAGGTTTTGGAAGAATTGCGAGAAATTTGGCCAACAAGGCTCATCTTTTGGGAATGAATATACTATATACCGACCTAATAGCTTGCATAGATGAAAATGATGCCTATACATGTACAGATTTAGATACCATACTAAGGGAAGCTGACTATATAACAATACATACACCGCTTACTGAAGACACAAGAAATTTAATAGATGCTCAGTGTTTTGAAAAAATGAAAGACACAGCATTTTTAATAAATTGTGCAAGAGGAGGAATAGTAGTGGAAGAGGATTTATTAGAAGCCTTGAACAATAATAAAATCGGTGGAGCGGCATTAGATTGTTTTGTAGATGAACCAAATCCTATTAAAGACTTATTACAGCATCCATTAGTAAGCGTAACACCGCATATCGGGGCAGCCACTTATGAAGCACAAGATAGAATAGGTATGGAAATAGTAGATATAGTGAACGATAGGTTTGCAATTATAAAAGATATGGTGATATAA
- the truA gene encoding tRNA pseudouridine(38-40) synthase TruA, giving the protein MLVISYNGKNYAGWQKQNNQKTIQGELEYAINNIFSKNSIESIDIIGSGRTDAGVHAYGQVANFKVNTTIPIDRIPEILNSKLPKDISVVGVKEVSEEFHSRYSAHKKTYKYYIYPSRTRSPFYMERSYQVKYELDFEKMEKEIKFLEGEHDFCGFMSSGSSVKTTVRTIYSADIYKEGDLFVIEVEGNGFLYNMIRIIAGTLVDIGRGKITESLDKIIESKDRNRAGHTAPAQGLFLYKVDY; this is encoded by the coding sequence ATGTTAGTGATTTCATATAATGGTAAGAATTATGCGGGATGGCAAAAACAGAATAATCAAAAGACAATTCAGGGTGAATTGGAGTATGCAATAAATAATATCTTTTCAAAAAATTCTATAGAAAGTATAGATATTATAGGATCTGGTAGAACTGATGCGGGTGTACACGCCTATGGTCAGGTAGCTAATTTTAAAGTTAATACTACGATACCGATTGATAGAATTCCAGAAATCCTAAATTCTAAGCTCCCAAAAGATATAAGTGTAGTAGGGGTAAAAGAAGTATCTGAAGAATTTCATTCAAGATATTCAGCACACAAAAAGACTTATAAGTATTACATATACCCATCAAGAACAAGAAGTCCGTTTTATATGGAGAGATCATACCAAGTTAAATATGAACTTGATTTTGAAAAAATGGAAAAAGAGATTAAATTTTTAGAGGGAGAGCATGATTTTTGTGGATTTATGTCTAGTGGTTCCTCTGTAAAAACTACTGTTAGAACTATTTATAGTGCAGATATTTACAAAGAAGGGGATTTATTTGTTATAGAGGTTGAAGGAAATGGATTCTTATATAATATGATTAGAATAATAGCAGGAACCTTAGTTGATATAGGGAGAGGAAAAATTACTGAGTCGTTGGATAAAATAATAGAATCAAAAGATAGAAATAGAGCTGGACATACAGCACCAGCTCAAGGCTTATTTTTATATAAAGTGGATTATTAA
- a CDS encoding pyridoxal-phosphate-dependent aminotransferase family protein, translating to MTKKLFIPGPIDVRTDVLEQMTKPMIGHRSKDASLLQESISKKLQQVFYTKSEILLSTSSGSGLMEGAIRSCTSKKAAVFSCGAFGDRWHKMAVTNNVKSDLYKVELGRAIDPQMVDKVLSTGDYDLIAVQHNETSTGITNPIDEIADIVKKYKDIVFCVDAVSSAGGSKIEVDKLGIDILITSSHKALGLPPGMAICTFSQKAIDRADQVEFRGTYFDLLAMYKYLKKKNYQYPSTPSIPLMYAMNYQLDNILKEGLDNRFKRHEDMAQLVRTWAHKHFKLFTDENHLSNTLTVIENTQNINISQLNSKLMEQGMQIANGYGDLKEKTFRISHMGDYQIEDIQYLLKTIDQILEF from the coding sequence ATGACTAAGAAACTATTTATTCCGGGTCCAATAGATGTTAGGACAGATGTATTAGAACAGATGACCAAACCTATGATAGGGCACCGAAGCAAGGACGCTAGTCTCTTACAAGAAAGTATTAGCAAAAAATTACAACAAGTATTTTATACAAAGAGCGAAATACTTCTATCCACATCATCCGGCTCAGGCTTGATGGAAGGTGCAATTAGATCCTGCACTTCCAAGAAAGCAGCTGTGTTCTCCTGTGGTGCATTTGGAGATAGATGGCATAAAATGGCAGTGACAAATAATGTTAAGTCAGATTTATACAAAGTGGAATTGGGAAGAGCAATAGATCCTCAGATGGTCGATAAAGTTCTTTCAACTGGAGATTATGATTTAATAGCTGTACAGCATAATGAAACATCAACAGGAATTACAAATCCAATAGATGAAATTGCTGATATAGTAAAAAAATATAAAGATATAGTGTTCTGTGTAGATGCTGTAAGTTCAGCAGGAGGCTCAAAAATTGAAGTAGATAAATTGGGAATAGATATTTTAATTACTTCATCTCACAAAGCCTTAGGCCTACCACCAGGAATGGCAATATGTACATTCTCACAAAAAGCGATAGACAGAGCAGATCAAGTAGAATTTAGAGGTACATACTTTGATCTACTGGCAATGTACAAATATCTTAAAAAGAAAAATTATCAATATCCCTCAACTCCTTCAATCCCGCTAATGTATGCGATGAATTATCAACTTGACAATATCTTAAAAGAAGGCCTAGACAATAGGTTCAAAAGACACGAGGACATGGCTCAATTAGTTAGAACATGGGCTCATAAACATTTCAAATTATTCACTGACGAAAATCATCTATCAAACACACTAACAGTCATAGAAAACACTCAAAATATAAACATATCACAGCTAAACTCAAAATTAATGGAACAAGGAATGCAAATAGCAAATGGCTATGGCGATTTAAAAGAAAAAACATTTAGAATATCACATATGGGTGACTACCAGATTGAAGATATTCAATATTTATTAAAAACAATAGATCAAATATTAGAATTTTAA
- a CDS encoding PTS sugar transporter subunit IIA, with translation MSKNLEKKNIILGLLSVSKENAIKAAGEKLLEGGYIKGSYIESMLEREKGMSTYMGMGVAIPHGLSESQKDIKESGIVILQYPNGIKFNNDIAYLVIGLAGKGKDHLEMLSNIAINLDDEVIEKLKISKDKQDFIEAFAE, from the coding sequence ATGAGTAAAAATTTGGAAAAAAAGAACATTATCCTTGGATTATTAAGTGTGTCAAAAGAAAATGCTATAAAGGCAGCTGGAGAAAAATTATTAGAAGGTGGCTATATAAAAGGCTCTTATATAGAATCAATGTTGGAAAGAGAAAAAGGAATGTCTACTTATATGGGGATGGGAGTAGCTATACCCCATGGTTTAAGCGAATCGCAAAAAGATATAAAAGAAAGTGGAATAGTAATATTACAATATCCAAATGGAATTAAGTTTAATAATGATATAGCTTATTTAGTGATAGGTTTGGCTGGCAAGGGAAAGGATCATTTGGAAATGTTATCAAATATAGCAATAAACTTAGATGATGAAGTAATAGAAAAACTGAAAATATCTAAAGATAAACAAGATTTTATAGAAGCTTTTGCAGAATAA